A region of Bombus huntii isolate Logan2020A chromosome 15, iyBomHunt1.1, whole genome shotgun sequence DNA encodes the following proteins:
- the LOC126873692 gene encoding protein split ends-like, whose product MEKIELLGGACFSHGPYTFYKAVRIGNGRVLRLGSFFLTKLWSDADLVSIGELQLLWMDSRGPNQPLASLRLYFLPENTPDGRRDTHGEDEVLTISEKVVVRVHDLVTWLSPTLEWSWGREVSYPPSPTSSPANSPLRYEIPQPQVLTDPGIDFSDVDKQQKEYESNHNTRKSDCISQTKVVVLSYPRYCRYRALLRRLEGAEPSWLCSSIAAALGGFTATPGTRVLFCRDTFDYPDLETHELLCNHLAPKLKGRPRRKRKKRSASPGESSNESEASVASTSKSAPASSNVVVPSVGRPPSSVVRRSERKTTAEEKKFLTDVQNFMNSRGTPVGKMPLLGYRQIDLFLFYTKVQLLGGYDSVSAGRLWKNIYDDIGGNTGSTSAATITRRHYERLLLPYERYQRGEEAKVRLTPGRRSKSSSVSEESEDNKQETNDSYPSETPPPVETNVTATTPPLQSIVSSAAPFLSSEKPKTETGKTSSLRSVRVKQERLKSLNTMIANSTPSPSQQTSQLPSPPPSSNTSISTPSSTPSTTPTNGTGSQSVLERQLNSPLISQQVPPSCSPPGLPVTTVVTNASTVVTLTPPPEKDMKEIKLDPKQTTLLAQGKENIPLFGEKSIFAEKTIVPPRSPEVIDLETESDTSRDKIIIPSFKKRKLEILREGGLEVTAVDLDTRPSVIQSNPPAPATMKSEEKPPISYPLPVTPNSIPKLISVTVTPDIGHMLSSPQEHHHHHQARLQTPTKQHPAHHNNNNNIMMNNNNMVNSRVINLGTSNNAALLQLYANANVPPPASSGLHQANHRFVPPIVPNGRIFPPKVTQSKSIFAHNEKMVYGDPKEIPIPPKYRPTLHRLQPHQIHNNNDPVYSGVLDLTQKSNKPVFPRPSLEIVKVPVVPRPNPLNLEMRNSSIKEKPTDCSKRSTFPGYQNVLDSRTMASNNLEITIVNPKQKNNHLSTPTHVRVSSPSRNSAIPVQRRQHLNGKYTTRSEPVSPYTPRKPSHPVIPNVPNLNHLNSGNYPRMATIQQQNTIDRRKNVEMSGGKEQHQHQHQHQQHSLQHQHHHQHQHMHQQHQQQQRRISEGDKSLIAQQQQQQQQHQPQEPRQTEAGRRHSVPSIPSGYVPTVPQNNPAFFPQLPNTPGKFLPILDPMYYSAFYNGLFPPPIPPTAATSFLPPEFSAYYKELLASSQPRLGMAGQHQPAAPTSK is encoded by the exons GACGAAGTGCTGACGATATCGGAAAAGGTGGTCGTGCGGGTTCACGATCTCGTCACCTGGTTATCGCCTACGTTGGAATGGTCGTGGGGTCGCGAGGTGTCTTATCCACCGTCCCCGACGTCATCTCCGGCGAACAGTCCGCTAAGGTATGAAATACCACAACCTCAGGTGCTCACCGATCCTGGCATCGATTTCTCAGACGTCGATAAGCAACAGAAGGAATACGAAAGCAATCACAACACAAGGAAATCGGATTGTATTTCTCAAACGAAAGTGGTCGTGCTCTCGTACCCCAGGTACTGTCGATATCGAGCACTGTTGCGTAGGCTCGAAGGTGCCGAACCGTCTTGGCTTTGCTCGTCCATAGCAGCTGCACTAGGTGGATTCACCGCCACACCAGGTACGAGGGTACTCTTCTGCAGAGATACCTTCGACTACCCGGACCTTGAAACTCATGAGCTCCTCTGCAATCACCTAG CGCCGAAATTGAAAGGAAGACCGAGAAGGAAGCGTAAAAAGCGTAGCGCATCGCCAGGAGAATCGAGCAACGAGAGCGAGGCATCCGTGGCGTCTACCTCGAAGAGTGCCCCAGCGAGTTCGAACGTGGTGGTACCGAGCGTTGGAAGGCCACCTTCGTCGGTAGTACGACGAAGCGAGCGAAAGACCACCGCCGAGGAAAAGAAATTCCTAACGGATGTGCAGAATTTCATGAACTCGCGGGGTACGCCTGTCGGAAAGATGCCACTGCTGGGCTACAGACAGA TCGATCTCTTCCTATTTTATACGAAAGTGCAATTGCTCGGTGGCTACGATTCCGTCAGTGCTGGTCGACTCTGGAAGAACATTTACGACGACATAGGTGGTAATACAGGATCCACCAGCGCTGCGACTATCACTCGACGGCATTACGAAAG GTTGCTGTTACCCTATGAGAGGTATCAAAGAGGAGAGGAAGCGAAAGTTAGACTAACACCCGGAAGGCGAAGTAAGAGTAGCAGCGTGTCCGAGGAGTCCGAAGATAATAAGCAAGAGACGAACGATTCATATCCATCGGAAACGCCTCCCCCTGTAGAAACGAATGTTACTGCTACAACTCCTCCCCTTCAATCAATTGTATCGTCGGCAGCA cCGTTCCTTTCGAGCGAAAAACCGAAGACGGAGACTGGCAAGACATCGTCTCTGCGTAGCGTACGAGTGAAACAAGAACGCTTGAAATCGTTAAATACTATGATTGCCAATAGTACGCCATCGCCCAGCCAGCAAACAAGCCAACTACCAAGTCCACCACCTTCTTCTAATACGTCAATTTCAACGCCGAGTAGTACACCTTCTACGACACCCACGAATGGTACTGGAAGTCAAAGTGTATTAGAGAGGCAGCTCAACAGTCCTCTGATATCGCAACAAGTTCCACCGTCGTGTTCACCGCCGGGTCTTCCGGTAACTACAGTGGTAACGAATGCTTCTACGGTGGTAACATTAACACCACCGCCGGAGAAAGATATGAAAGAAATCAAACTAGATCCTAAACAAACCACCCTGTTGGCGCAGGGTAAGGAGAACATACCGTTGTTCGGCGAGAAGTCAATTTTCGCGGAGAAGACGATAGTGCCTCCTAGATCACCAGAAGTGATTGACCTGGAAACGGAGAGTGACACGAGTAGGGATAAGATAATCATTCCCAGTTTTAAGAAACGTAAATTGGAAATACTTCGCGAGGGTGGTCTTGAAGTTACTGCCGTTGACTTGGATACGCGACCCAGCGTGATTCAAAGCAATCCTCCTGCGCCAGCAACAATGAAATCCGAAGAAAAGCCGCCAATATCGTATCCTCTTCCAGTCACACCTAATTCCATTCCTAAGTTGATTTCCGTCACCGTAACGCCGGACATAGGACATATGTTATCGTCTCCTCAAGagcatcatcatcatcatcaagCACGGTTACAAACGCCGACCAAGCAACATCCCGCTCAtcataataacaataataatattatgatgaataataataatatggtGAACAGCCGCGTAATAAATCTTGGTACTTCTAATAACGCCGCGTTGCTACAATTGTACGCGAATGCTAATGTCCCGCCACCAGCGTCATCAGGGTTGCATCAAGCAAATCATCGTTTCGTACCGCCAATTGTTCCTAACGGTAGGATATTTCCGCCCAAGGTGACACAGTCAAAGTCGATATTCGCACACAACGAAAAAATGGTTTACGGAGATCCGAAAGAGATTCCTATCCCTCCAAAGTATCGTCCCACGCTGCATCGTTTGCAGCCGCATCAGATACACAATAATAACGACCCTGTGTACAGCGGGGTCCTCGACTTAACACAAAAATCGAACAAGCCGGTGTTTCCGAGGCCGAGCTTAGAAATAGTGAAAGTACCTGTAGTGCCGAGGCCTAATCCATTAAACTTGGAGATGAGGAACTCGTCGATTAAAGAGAAACCAACAGATTGTTCGAAACGAAGTACCTTCCCTGGTTACCAGAACGTACTGGACAGTCGAACGATGGCTTCGAATAACTTAGAAATTACGATCGTAAACCCTAAGCAAAAAAATAATCACTTAAGTACACCGACGCATGTTCGAGTATCGAGTCCATCTAGAAATAGCGCGATACCTGTGCAAAGAAGGCAACACCTGAATGGCAAGTACACGACGAGGAGTGAACCAGTTTCACCGTACACACCTAGGAAGCCGAGTCATCCTGTTATACCGAATGTACCTAATCTAAATCACCTGAATAGTGGAAATTATCCTAGAATGGCAACGATTCAGCAACAGAATACGATCGATAGGAGAAAAAACGTAGAAATGAGCGGTGGTAAGGAGCAGCATCAGCATCAGCATCAGCATCAGCAGCATTCACTTCAACATCAGCATCATCACCAGCACCAACATATGCATCAACAACATCAACAGCAACAGCGTCGAATCAGCGAGGGCGATAAATCGTTAATCGCtcaacaacaacagcaacaacaacaacaccAGCCACAGGAACCGAGGCAAACCGAAGCTGGAAGACGACACAGTGTTCCGAGTATACCTTCTGGTTATGTACCTACGGTACCGCAAAACAATCCAGCTTTCTTTCCACAACTGCCAAACACGCCCGGCAAGTTCCTACCGATTTTAGATCCCATGTACTATTCCGCATTCtataatggtttatttccccCGCCGATTCCGCCCACGGCTGCCACGTCGTTTTTACCGCCGGAATTTAGTGCGTACTACAAAGAATTACTTGCTTCCTCGCAACCAAGACTGGGGATGGCGGGGCAGCATCAGCCAGCTGCTCCAACGTCTAAGTAG